One genomic window of Geodermatophilus sp. DSM 44513 includes the following:
- a CDS encoding GAF and ANTAR domain-containing protein — protein sequence MGTAPPGPPESRGRPSARAGGGAHHDDLSQRLADLARRMQHQVDTPAVLELIVASIAGTVPGAEEATISLVTGRRRVVSAAATDDLARRFDDLQQETRQGPCMDSMYERETVRVDDLATDQRWPALGRAAADAGLRSALCIQLFVQGEDLGAMNMLARTPQAFSDESERVGLLFASHAAIALAQAQKINHLELGMASRDLIGQAKGVLMERYKITSEQAFALLAKASQDANRKLVEVADHLTRTGVLGTEGPTGAAVDRHPARRGDRPAGP from the coding sequence ATGGGCACAGCACCACCCGGGCCGCCCGAGTCCCGAGGGCGACCCTCCGCCCGTGCGGGCGGAGGCGCGCACCACGACGACCTGTCACAGCGGCTGGCCGACCTGGCGCGCCGGATGCAGCACCAGGTGGACACCCCGGCGGTGCTCGAACTCATCGTCGCCTCGATCGCGGGGACAGTGCCGGGCGCGGAGGAGGCGACGATCAGCCTGGTGACGGGCCGCCGGCGGGTGGTGTCGGCGGCGGCCACCGACGACCTGGCGCGGCGGTTCGACGACCTGCAGCAGGAGACCCGGCAGGGGCCGTGCATGGACTCCATGTACGAGCGGGAGACCGTCCGGGTGGACGACCTGGCAACCGACCAGCGCTGGCCGGCCCTCGGCCGCGCGGCCGCCGACGCAGGACTGCGCAGCGCGCTGTGCATCCAGCTGTTCGTGCAGGGGGAGGACCTGGGTGCGATGAACATGCTGGCCCGGACCCCGCAGGCGTTCAGCGACGAGTCCGAACGCGTCGGGCTGCTGTTCGCCAGCCACGCGGCCATCGCGCTGGCCCAGGCGCAGAAGATCAACCACCTGGAGCTGGGCATGGCCAGCCGGGACCTGATCGGTCAGGCCAAGGGCGTGCTCATGGAACGGTACAAGATCACTTCGGAGCAGGCATTCGCACTGCTCGCGAAGGCCAGTCAGGACGCCAACCGCAAACTGGTCGAGGTCGCCGACCACCTCACCCGGACCGGCGTCCTCGGCACCGAGGGCCCGACCGGGGCAGCCGTCGATCGTCATCCGGCCCGTCGAGGCGACCGCCCGGCCGGGCCCTGA